One Halobaculum roseum DNA segment encodes these proteins:
- a CDS encoding PrkA family serine protein kinase: protein MTDYLARADEALEGAYEPPRSLAEFVDLAFERPDAVSHAAKYLLSAIESMGTRTVVEEGVERERYRFFDDPANDGEHAVLGNTGVLNAFVDDLRTVAAGRGKDEKIHWFDGPTATGKSELKRCLINGLRAYSRTEEGRRYTIEWNIAAREEERGLSYAAGDDAEDDWYESPVQANPLSVFPEEVRDDLVAALNEAHDDHVPIRAESDLDPFSREAFDILEERYRREGRRDLFSSATDRRHLRVKNYVVDVGRGVGVLHAEDDGSPKERLVGSWMPGMLRELGARGRKDARAFSYDGVLSQGNGLLTVVEDASQHADLLRKLLNVPDEKRVKLDKSIGMDLDTQLVVISNPDLDAELEQFADRNDRDPLKALKRRLDRHEFRYLTSVSLETELIHRELTDETTVWAAEIDAEDPETEHERLRERMAAPLSVRMRDDRGQLRERELAPHALEAAATYAVVSRLDGEDLPASIGLIDKAQLFDTGTVADGEERIDADEFDFDGEDGAHGIPVTYTRDTIADLLHGETDRAHPDLPVEDVLTPEDVLNAMADGLSTAPVFSRAEIAEYESRLATVKDHAFELQEADVLDAVLSDKGVPEETVAEYVEHVFAWDADEQVDTDRGQADPDPLLMKVFETEHLGRFDEDEYAGNEPSDAVEEFRRETVITALNRYAWEHRDDEFAVEDVDLSTVPVIRAVLEAHSWEDVRRIYDDFDPAQWEDPPANTETARVKRAAIEHMTTEQGYSEASAELASRRVMREVKGRWD, encoded by the coding sequence ATGACCGATTACCTCGCGCGCGCCGACGAGGCGCTGGAGGGCGCCTACGAGCCGCCGCGCTCGCTCGCGGAGTTCGTCGACCTCGCCTTCGAGCGCCCCGACGCCGTCAGCCACGCCGCCAAGTACCTCCTGTCGGCGATCGAGTCGATGGGCACCCGAACCGTCGTCGAGGAGGGCGTCGAGCGCGAGCGCTACCGCTTCTTCGACGACCCGGCGAACGACGGCGAGCACGCCGTGCTCGGCAACACGGGCGTGCTCAACGCCTTCGTCGACGACCTCCGCACGGTCGCGGCCGGCCGCGGGAAAGACGAGAAGATCCACTGGTTCGACGGGCCGACCGCGACCGGGAAATCCGAGCTGAAGCGCTGTCTGATCAACGGCCTGCGGGCGTACTCGCGGACGGAGGAGGGCCGGCGCTACACGATCGAGTGGAACATCGCCGCCCGCGAGGAAGAGCGCGGGCTGAGCTACGCCGCCGGCGACGACGCCGAGGACGACTGGTACGAATCGCCCGTGCAGGCGAACCCGCTGTCGGTGTTCCCCGAGGAGGTCCGCGACGACCTCGTGGCGGCGCTCAACGAGGCCCACGACGACCACGTCCCGATCCGGGCGGAGTCGGACCTCGACCCGTTCAGCCGGGAGGCGTTCGACATCCTCGAGGAGCGGTACCGTCGGGAGGGCCGCCGGGACCTGTTCTCGTCTGCGACGGACCGGCGCCACCTCCGGGTGAAAAACTACGTCGTCGACGTGGGTCGCGGCGTCGGCGTCCTCCACGCCGAGGACGACGGCAGCCCGAAGGAGCGACTCGTCGGCTCGTGGATGCCCGGGATGCTCCGCGAGCTGGGCGCCCGCGGCCGCAAGGACGCCCGCGCGTTCAGCTACGACGGCGTGCTCTCGCAGGGAAACGGCCTACTCACCGTCGTCGAGGACGCCAGCCAGCACGCCGACCTGCTCCGCAAGCTGCTCAACGTCCCCGACGAGAAGCGGGTGAAGCTCGACAAGAGCATCGGAATGGATCTGGACACTCAGCTGGTCGTCATCTCGAACCCCGACCTGGACGCGGAGCTGGAGCAGTTCGCCGACCGCAACGACCGCGACCCGCTGAAGGCGCTCAAGCGTCGCCTCGACCGCCACGAGTTCCGTTACCTCACCAGCGTCTCGCTGGAGACGGAGCTGATTCACCGAGAGTTGACCGACGAGACGACCGTCTGGGCGGCCGAGATCGACGCGGAGGACCCCGAGACCGAACACGAGCGGCTGCGCGAGCGGATGGCCGCGCCGCTGTCGGTACGGATGCGTGACGACCGGGGCCAGCTCCGCGAGCGCGAGCTTGCGCCCCACGCGCTGGAGGCGGCGGCGACGTACGCCGTCGTCAGTCGGCTCGACGGCGAGGACCTCCCCGCCTCGATCGGGCTGATCGACAAGGCGCAGCTGTTCGACACGGGGACGGTCGCCGACGGCGAGGAGCGGATCGACGCCGACGAGTTCGACTTCGACGGCGAGGACGGCGCCCACGGCATCCCTGTCACGTACACGCGGGACACGATCGCGGACCTGCTGCACGGCGAGACCGACCGCGCGCACCCCGACCTCCCGGTCGAGGACGTGCTCACCCCCGAGGACGTGCTCAACGCCATGGCCGATGGGCTTTCGACGGCGCCGGTGTTCTCGCGCGCGGAGATCGCCGAGTACGAGAGCCGGCTGGCGACCGTGAAGGACCACGCCTTCGAGCTCCAGGAGGCGGACGTGCTCGATGCGGTGCTGTCGGACAAGGGCGTCCCGGAGGAGACGGTCGCCGAGTACGTCGAGCACGTGTTCGCGTGGGACGCCGACGAGCAGGTGGACACCGACCGCGGACAGGCGGACCCGGACCCGCTGCTGATGAAGGTGTTCGAGACCGAGCACCTGGGCCGGTTCGACGAGGACGAGTACGCCGGCAACGAACCGAGCGACGCCGTCGAGGAGTTCCGCAGGGAGACGGTGATCACGGCGCTGAACCGCTACGCGTGGGAGCACCGCGACGACGAGTTCGCCGTCGAGGACGTGGACCTCTCGACGGTCCCGGTGATCCGCGCCGTGCTGGAGGCGCACTCGTGGGAGGACGTCCGCCGCATCTACGACGACTTCGACCCCGCCCAGTGGGAGGACCCGCCCGCGAACACCGAGACCGCCCGGGTGAAGCGGGCGGCGATCGAACACATGACGACCGAACAGGGGTACAGCGAGGCGTCCGCCGAGCTGGCCAGCAGGCGCGTGATGCGCGAGGTGAAGGGACGATGGGACTGA
- a CDS encoding DUF3054 domain-containing protein: MATDTGSGSFLANRVDRAALPLAVGDLLVIVAFIYAGTIQHGSVPFPLANAGDAIALLTVAAPFLLGWVVAAPLIGAYSAGAAESAKASVPLAIRSWIPAAVIGLLVRATPVVDGGVAITFAAVMLIVGSVSLGVWRYVAGQFL, translated from the coding sequence ATGGCAACGGACACTGGCTCGGGCTCGTTCCTCGCGAACCGGGTCGACAGGGCCGCGCTCCCGCTCGCGGTCGGCGACCTGCTCGTCATCGTCGCGTTCATCTACGCCGGCACGATCCAGCACGGAAGCGTGCCGTTCCCGCTCGCGAACGCGGGCGACGCGATCGCGCTGCTCACCGTGGCGGCGCCCTTCCTCCTCGGATGGGTCGTCGCGGCGCCGCTCATCGGCGCGTACTCCGCCGGCGCCGCCGAGTCGGCGAAGGCGTCGGTGCCGCTGGCGATCCGGTCGTGGATCCCCGCGGCCGTCATCGGACTGCTCGTCCGCGCGACCCCGGTCGTCGATGGCGGCGTCGCGATCACTTTCGCGGCCGTGATGCTGATCGTCGGCTCGGTGTCGCTGGGCGTCTGGCGGTACGTCGCCGGGCAGTTCCTGTAG
- a CDS encoding SpoVR family protein: protein MIHDDRVATRRVAAELEEPAERARELARKLGLRPYPVNYWVVTHDEMNELIAYDGFQTRYPHWRWGMKYDRQRKQDTFGMGKAFEIVNNDNPCHAFLQESNAPADQKAVITHVEAHADFFRNNEWFGRFAGEREDPDAAAMLERHAETIASHVDDPEIDREDVERLIDAVLCVEDTIDQHRALAAERGGDEELEEDLADIEERLDRLGLSADVRDQVFDQDWVDAQRDRDRLPEPRPDVLAYLREHGKRYDEEEGKAVEREPWMDEVIEILRREAYYFAPQRLTKVMNEGWASYWESLMMGDERFAGDDEFVTYADHMARVLGSSGLNPYKLGFEIWRYVENGANRREVVDKLLRVEGVTWRTFHDVIDFEEVADHLEPDPEIAGVTADTLDELDPEDPRVDADALARAKAGELDADAYPWAVLTYEGLCERHFSLSKPANRGFLERIGRSELERVARYMFDDEVYPDVASALADVDYGAGWERMREVRESHNDVTFIDEFLTEEFVVEGNYFTYEYSEAAEGYRVASVDPDDVKRKLLLRFTNFGKPTVAVYDGNYDNRGELLLGHRYNGVALDIGQAKQTLERVFDLWGRPVNLATIVTEYDDHEVEIARRRGHEPEGEEVPIRLRYDGEAVERHALEPELAEQIAADDVDYDTTPEEWLA from the coding sequence ATGATCCACGACGACAGAGTCGCGACCCGACGCGTCGCCGCCGAGCTGGAGGAGCCGGCCGAGCGGGCGAGGGAACTCGCCCGGAAGCTGGGCCTCCGGCCGTACCCGGTGAACTACTGGGTCGTGACCCACGACGAGATGAACGAACTCATCGCCTACGACGGGTTCCAGACGCGGTACCCGCACTGGCGGTGGGGGATGAAGTACGACCGCCAGCGCAAGCAGGACACCTTCGGCATGGGAAAGGCGTTCGAGATCGTCAACAACGACAACCCCTGTCACGCGTTCCTGCAGGAGTCGAACGCGCCCGCCGACCAGAAGGCGGTGATCACCCACGTCGAGGCGCACGCGGACTTCTTCCGCAACAACGAGTGGTTCGGCCGCTTCGCGGGCGAGCGCGAGGACCCCGACGCCGCCGCGATGCTGGAGCGCCACGCCGAGACGATCGCGAGCCACGTCGACGACCCGGAGATCGACCGCGAGGACGTCGAGCGGCTCATCGACGCCGTGTTGTGCGTCGAGGACACCATCGATCAGCACCGCGCGCTCGCTGCCGAGCGCGGCGGCGACGAGGAGCTGGAGGAGGACCTGGCCGACATCGAGGAGCGGCTCGACCGGCTCGGCCTGTCGGCGGACGTGCGCGATCAGGTGTTCGATCAGGACTGGGTGGACGCCCAGCGCGACCGCGACCGCCTGCCCGAGCCGCGACCGGACGTGCTCGCGTACCTCCGCGAGCACGGCAAGCGGTACGACGAGGAGGAGGGGAAAGCCGTCGAACGCGAGCCGTGGATGGACGAGGTGATCGAGATCCTGCGCCGGGAGGCGTACTACTTCGCGCCACAGCGGCTCACGAAGGTCATGAACGAGGGGTGGGCCAGCTACTGGGAGTCGCTGATGATGGGCGACGAGCGCTTCGCCGGCGACGACGAGTTCGTCACCTACGCCGACCACATGGCGCGGGTGCTCGGCTCGTCCGGGCTGAACCCCTACAAGCTCGGCTTCGAGATCTGGCGGTACGTCGAGAACGGCGCGAACCGCCGCGAGGTCGTCGACAAGCTGCTGCGCGTCGAGGGGGTCACGTGGCGTACCTTCCACGACGTGATCGACTTCGAGGAGGTCGCCGACCATCTGGAGCCCGACCCCGAGATCGCGGGCGTCACGGCCGACACGCTCGACGAGCTGGACCCCGAGGATCCGCGCGTCGACGCCGACGCGCTCGCGCGGGCGAAGGCGGGCGAGCTCGACGCGGACGCGTACCCGTGGGCCGTGCTCACCTACGAGGGGCTGTGCGAGCGGCACTTCTCGCTGTCGAAGCCGGCGAACCGCGGCTTCCTCGAACGGATCGGCCGCTCGGAGCTGGAGCGGGTCGCGCGGTACATGTTCGACGACGAGGTGTACCCGGACGTGGCGTCGGCGCTGGCGGACGTGGACTACGGCGCCGGCTGGGAGCGCATGCGCGAGGTGCGCGAGAGCCACAACGACGTGACGTTCATCGACGAGTTCCTCACCGAGGAGTTCGTCGTCGAGGGGAACTACTTCACCTACGAGTACTCCGAGGCCGCCGAGGGGTACCGCGTCGCCAGCGTGGACCCCGACGACGTGAAGCGGAAGCTCCTCCTCCGGTTCACGAACTTCGGGAAGCCGACGGTCGCGGTGTACGACGGCAACTACGACAACCGCGGGGAGCTCCTCCTGGGCCACCGCTACAACGGCGTCGCGCTCGACATCGGGCAGGCGAAACAGACGCTCGAACGCGTGTTCGACCTGTGGGGGCGGCCGGTGAACCTCGCGACGATCGTCACCGAGTACGACGACCACGAGGTGGAGATCGCTCGCCGTCGCGGGCACGAGCCGGAGGGCGAGGAGGTGCCGATCCGCCTCCGCTACGACGGCGAGGCGGTCGAGCGCCACGCGCTGGAGCCGGAGCTGGCCGAGCAGATCGCGGCCGACGACGTCGACTACGACACCACGCCCGAGGAGTGGCTGGCCTGA
- a CDS encoding GNAT family N-acetyltransferase: MEFRLLGWPEDGVVLRLDHREYAYAGKFVMSSTGKALAVDGEVADTADGGETDDDAVFRLPDDPKREYVAPAGAVAFNDDRSDADALWLRYVTVRRGRRGEGIGPQLCAFVVARAAERGYERVRIAVNNAYSYEALHKVGFAWTGRETGIAELVLERPAREPAVVDSDTYREGLATIVARDDVDDGERTFAERKRERGPPAVDVA; encoded by the coding sequence GTGGAGTTCCGACTGCTCGGCTGGCCGGAAGACGGGGTCGTCCTCCGACTCGACCACCGCGAGTACGCCTACGCGGGGAAGTTCGTCATGTCGAGCACCGGGAAGGCCTTGGCCGTCGATGGCGAAGTCGCCGATACCGCCGACGGCGGCGAGACCGACGACGACGCCGTGTTCCGGCTCCCGGACGACCCGAAACGGGAGTACGTCGCGCCCGCGGGAGCGGTGGCGTTCAACGATGACCGAAGCGACGCCGACGCGCTGTGGCTCCGCTACGTGACCGTCCGCCGCGGGCGACGCGGAGAAGGGATCGGCCCGCAGCTGTGCGCTTTCGTCGTCGCCCGCGCCGCCGAGCGTGGCTACGAGCGCGTCCGCATCGCCGTCAACAACGCCTACAGCTACGAGGCGCTCCACAAGGTCGGGTTCGCGTGGACCGGCCGCGAGACGGGCATCGCGGAACTCGTGCTGGAACGTCCCGCCCGCGAACCCGCCGTCGTCGACTCGGATACCTACCGAGAGGGGTTGGCGACGATCGTCGCCCGCGACGACGTGGACGACGGCGAGCGGACGTTCGCCGAGCGCAAGCGAGAGCGCGGGCCGCCCGCGGTCGATGTCGCCTGA
- a CDS encoding class I SAM-dependent methyltransferase: MFGYGDVGFFDRIAPLYDVFMPPARAEDLRAGLAFAHRPLERVVDLGGGTGRASRTLRDLRIDATVFDYSAGMLRRAREDGLQGVRADAATLPVRDASLDAVVITDALHHFPEPEAAIREVARALAPGGVLVVREFDPSTRRGRALATLESVAGMDSRFFAAEALAGMLDDAGLRGHVVEPGFGYTVAGVKPSP, translated from the coding sequence ATGTTCGGGTACGGCGACGTGGGCTTCTTCGACCGGATCGCCCCCCTGTACGACGTGTTCATGCCGCCGGCGCGCGCCGAGGACCTGCGCGCGGGACTGGCGTTCGCGCACCGCCCGCTCGAACGCGTCGTGGACCTGGGCGGCGGAACCGGCCGCGCGAGCCGAACGCTCCGGGACCTGCGGATCGACGCGACCGTGTTCGACTACTCCGCGGGGATGCTCCGGCGCGCCCGCGAGGACGGTCTTCAGGGCGTCCGCGCCGACGCCGCGACGCTGCCGGTCCGCGACGCGAGCCTCGACGCGGTCGTGATCACCGACGCGCTCCATCACTTTCCCGAGCCGGAGGCGGCGATCCGGGAGGTCGCCCGCGCGCTGGCGCCCGGCGGCGTGCTCGTGGTTCGCGAGTTCGACCCCTCGACTCGCCGCGGACGAGCGCTCGCGACGCTGGAGTCGGTCGCGGGGATGGACTCGCGGTTCTTCGCCGCGGAGGCGCTGGCCGGCATGCTCGACGACGCGGGGCTGCGCGGGCACGTCGTCGAGCCCGGCTTCGGGTACACCGTCGCCGGCGTGAAGCCGAGTCCATAA
- a CDS encoding uracil-DNA glycosylase gives MDTDCRHCPALVDCRERVVHGYGDAEAEVLVLGEAPTAGAERTGVPFTGDEAGERIQRVLGELGLSRSPPDADEPDLQNVYTTYLTRCRHPDRGPTDEEVANCDAFLTAEVRMINPELIVPVGQRALEALAIEYTTRAPDSFDAEAEHATTVRGRGFELLPMKDLDDLTDADADRFLTHVKENVFSRDYRQTKGRRSR, from the coding sequence ATGGACACCGACTGCCGACACTGTCCCGCGCTCGTCGACTGCCGCGAGCGGGTCGTCCACGGCTACGGCGACGCCGAGGCGGAGGTGCTGGTCCTCGGGGAGGCGCCCACCGCGGGCGCCGAGCGCACGGGCGTTCCGTTCACAGGCGACGAGGCCGGGGAGCGGATCCAGCGAGTCCTCGGCGAACTAGGCCTGTCACGCTCGCCGCCCGACGCCGACGAGCCCGACCTCCAGAACGTCTACACGACCTACCTCACGCGGTGTCGCCACCCCGACCGGGGACCGACCGACGAGGAGGTGGCAAACTGCGACGCCTTCCTCACCGCCGAGGTCCGGATGATCAACCCCGAGCTGATCGTTCCCGTCGGCCAGCGCGCGCTGGAGGCGCTCGCGATCGAGTACACCACCCGCGCGCCCGACTCCTTCGACGCCGAGGCCGAACACGCGACCACCGTCCGCGGCCGAGGGTTCGAACTCCTGCCGATGAAGGACCTCGACGACCTCACCGACGCGGACGCGGACCGGTTCCTCACGCACGTGAAGGAGAACGTCTTCTCGCGCGACTACCGGCAGACGAAGGGGCGACGGAGTCGCTGA
- a CDS encoding HpcH/HpaI aldolase family protein — MTISEPRNGLRARIEDGGVALGVLDSTYDPSMVELYGELGLDFVWLDMEHGGPDPWDGATVEGLLRAAERTGIEPLVRLPDTEPTLVRKALDLGVRSLFLPRVETAAEVEAAVRSARFRYDGEPGDRGLAAPRARRWGLKEDYVEAEDRETLVGTTVETVEAVENVESILDVPHLGFVFIGPLDLSVGLGHPGELDHPEVQDAVERVRTAALEADVPVGGLGFGMDDVNEKVDDGYRILNLGSTAGAVQSVVGDWLDAYDGPREGR, encoded by the coding sequence ATGACGATCTCGGAGCCCCGAAACGGCCTACGCGCCCGGATCGAGGACGGCGGCGTCGCGCTGGGCGTGCTCGACTCGACGTACGATCCCTCGATGGTCGAACTGTACGGGGAGCTCGGGCTGGACTTCGTCTGGCTCGACATGGAGCACGGCGGGCCCGACCCCTGGGACGGCGCGACCGTCGAAGGCCTCCTGCGGGCGGCCGAGCGAACCGGGATCGAGCCGCTCGTGCGCCTCCCGGACACGGAGCCGACGCTCGTGCGGAAGGCGCTGGATCTCGGCGTCCGGTCGCTGTTTCTCCCGCGGGTGGAGACGGCCGCGGAGGTGGAGGCGGCCGTCAGGTCGGCCCGGTTTCGCTACGACGGCGAGCCGGGGGACCGCGGCCTGGCCGCGCCGCGCGCGCGTCGCTGGGGGCTCAAGGAGGACTACGTCGAGGCGGAGGACCGCGAGACGCTCGTCGGCACCACCGTCGAGACGGTCGAGGCCGTCGAGAACGTCGAATCGATCCTCGATGTCCCCCATCTGGGGTTCGTGTTCATCGGCCCGCTCGACCTGTCGGTGGGCCTCGGCCACCCGGGCGAACTCGACCACCCGGAGGTTCAGGACGCCGTCGAACGCGTCCGCACCGCGGCGCTGGAGGCGGACGTTCCGGTCGGCGGGCTCGGCTTCGGCATGGACGACGTGAACGAGAAGGTCGACGACGGCTACCGGATCCTCAATCTGGGGAGCACCGCAGGGGCGGTCCAGTCGGTGGTGGGGGATTGGCTCGACGCCTACGACGGTCCGCGTGAAGGGAGGTAA
- a CDS encoding YeaH/YhbH family protein, translated as MGLREDLERFREIGDERRPDLEEFIREGDLSGSSRDRVRIPVKLVDLPGFEYDRRDMGGVGQGDGDTPEPGQPVDVPGDPGDGDGDGDEEGEPGEEGGEHGYYEMDPEEFARELDEELGLDLEPKGKRVVEEVEGDFTELTRAGPNSTLDFEQLFKRGLKRKLATDFDESYVREACRVAGADARDVFEFCREGNVLVSLAWIREAMSDLEAEGVPLDEYDDFDDFAARVERDPVTERIRRDGLRDVPFRREDERYRQPEVIEKKQKNVVVVNIRDVSGSMRETKRELVERTFTPLDWYLTGKYDEAEFRYVAHDADAWEVERGEFFGIRSGGGTRISSAYELAAEILEEYPWSEWNRYVFAAGDSENSSNDTVENVVPLMREIPANLHAYVETQPGGNTINATHAEEIERELADRDNVAVARVAGSDDVPDAIRTILSTEDGTEDT; from the coding sequence ATGGGACTGAGGGAGGACCTCGAACGGTTCCGGGAGATCGGCGACGAGCGACGCCCGGACCTCGAGGAGTTCATCCGCGAGGGCGACCTCTCGGGCTCCTCGCGCGATCGGGTTCGGATCCCGGTGAAGCTCGTCGACCTCCCGGGATTCGAGTACGACCGCCGGGACATGGGCGGCGTCGGTCAGGGCGACGGCGACACGCCAGAGCCGGGCCAGCCCGTCGACGTGCCCGGCGACCCCGGGGACGGCGACGGCGACGGCGACGAGGAGGGCGAGCCCGGCGAGGAGGGCGGCGAGCACGGCTACTACGAGATGGACCCCGAGGAGTTCGCCCGCGAGCTCGACGAGGAGCTCGGGCTCGACCTGGAGCCGAAGGGAAAACGCGTCGTCGAGGAGGTGGAGGGCGACTTCACCGAGCTGACGCGCGCGGGACCCAACTCGACGCTCGATTTCGAGCAACTGTTCAAGCGTGGCCTCAAGCGGAAGCTCGCCACCGACTTCGACGAGTCGTACGTCCGGGAGGCGTGCCGGGTCGCCGGCGCCGACGCCCGCGACGTCTTCGAGTTCTGTCGCGAGGGGAACGTGCTCGTCTCGCTGGCGTGGATCCGCGAGGCGATGAGCGACCTCGAGGCCGAGGGCGTCCCGCTGGACGAGTACGACGACTTCGACGACTTCGCCGCGCGGGTCGAGCGCGACCCGGTCACCGAGCGCATCCGGCGCGACGGGCTGCGGGACGTGCCGTTCCGCCGCGAGGACGAGCGTTACCGCCAGCCCGAGGTGATCGAGAAGAAGCAGAAGAACGTCGTCGTCGTCAACATCCGCGACGTGAGCGGGTCGATGCGCGAGACGAAACGCGAGCTCGTCGAGCGCACGTTCACGCCGCTGGACTGGTATCTCACCGGCAAGTACGACGAGGCGGAGTTCCGCTACGTCGCCCACGACGCCGACGCCTGGGAGGTCGAGCGCGGGGAGTTCTTCGGCATCCGCTCGGGCGGTGGGACCCGCATCTCCAGCGCCTACGAGCTGGCCGCCGAGATCCTCGAGGAGTACCCCTGGAGCGAGTGGAACCGCTACGTGTTCGCCGCCGGCGACTCCGAGAACTCCAGCAACGACACCGTCGAGAACGTCGTGCCGCTGATGCGCGAGATCCCCGCGAACCTCCACGCGTACGTGGAGACCCAGCCCGGCGGAAACACGATCAACGCCACCCACGCCGAGGAGATCGAACGGGAGCTGGCCGACCGCGACAACGTCGCCGTCGCCCGCGTCGCCGGGAGCGACGACGTACCCGACGCGATCCGGACGATCCTCTCGACGGAGGACGGAACGGAGGACACCTGA
- the fen gene encoding flap endonuclease-1: MGNADLRDIAHIEAVAFDDLSGVVAVDAHNWLYRYLTTTVKFTSDHRYTTDAGEEVANLIGIVQGLPKFVENDLTPVFVFDGGVTDLKDDEVAKRREAREQAEERRQAAEERGDSVEAARLEARTQRLTDTIHETSRELLRLLDVPVVEAPAEGEAQCAYMNRVGDADYTGSEDYDTMLFGGPRTLRQLTSKGDPELMDLEATLADHDITLEQLVDVAMLCGTDFNEGVTGIGPKTALKAVKEHGDLFAVLEARDAEIPNADRIREFFRSPPVTDDYDLDGTITPDVDAARAYVVDEWEVDPDEVERGFERIEEALTQTGLDDWT; the protein is encoded by the coding sequence ATGGGAAACGCGGACCTGCGTGACATCGCGCACATCGAGGCGGTCGCCTTCGACGACCTTTCCGGGGTGGTCGCCGTGGACGCGCACAACTGGCTGTACCGCTACCTCACGACGACGGTGAAGTTCACCAGCGACCACCGCTACACGACCGACGCGGGCGAGGAGGTGGCGAACCTCATCGGCATCGTGCAGGGGCTGCCGAAGTTCGTGGAGAACGACCTCACGCCGGTGTTCGTCTTCGACGGCGGCGTCACGGACCTGAAGGACGACGAGGTGGCGAAGCGCCGCGAGGCCCGAGAGCAGGCCGAGGAGCGCAGGCAGGCGGCCGAGGAGCGCGGCGACTCCGTGGAGGCCGCCCGGCTGGAGGCGCGCACGCAGCGACTCACGGACACGATCCACGAGACCTCCCGGGAGCTGCTCCGCCTGCTCGACGTGCCGGTCGTCGAGGCGCCCGCCGAGGGCGAGGCGCAGTGTGCGTACATGAACCGCGTCGGCGACGCCGACTACACGGGAAGCGAGGACTACGACACGATGCTGTTCGGCGGGCCCCGGACGCTCCGCCAGCTCACCTCGAAGGGCGACCCGGAGCTGATGGACCTGGAGGCGACGCTCGCCGACCACGACATCACCCTCGAACAGCTCGTCGACGTGGCGATGCTGTGCGGGACGGACTTCAACGAGGGCGTCACGGGGATCGGCCCGAAGACGGCGCTGAAGGCGGTGAAGGAACACGGCGACCTGTTCGCGGTTCTGGAGGCACGCGACGCCGAGATCCCGAACGCCGACCGCATCCGGGAGTTCTTCCGCTCGCCGCCGGTGACCGACGACTACGACCTCGACGGGACGATCACGCCGGACGTGGACGCCGCCCGCGCGTACGTCGTCGACGAGTGGGAGGTCGACCCCGACGAGGTCGAGCGCGGCTTCGAGCGCATCGAGGAGGCGCTCACGCAGACCGGGCTCGACGACTGGACGTAG